A genomic segment from Amphiura filiformis chromosome 10, Afil_fr2py, whole genome shotgun sequence encodes:
- the LOC140162260 gene encoding uncharacterized protein, with protein MATAQKTKKVAKPRAHPPCPDMVVAAVGALKEKKGSSVSAIKKYIAANYKCDIEKLNSHINKALKSCVTKGSLVQVKGQGASGSFKLGTKKADAEKEKAIKAKAAARKKAAAEKKKEKREAAKVKKAAKLKAKKEAAKAKKTAATKKTVKKTTTKKKSTKKAAKKVTPKKTAKPAKKAATKKPAKKTPVKKKTATKTKKTAPKKK; from the coding sequence ATGGCTACTGCTCAGAAAACCAAGAAGGTCGCTAAGCCCCGTGCTCATCCACCATGTCCTGACATGGTCGTCGCCGCCGTCGGTGctctgaaagaaaagaaagggtcgTCTGTTTCAGCCATCAAGAAATACATCGCTGCAAACTACAAGTGCGACATTGAGAAGCTGAACTCGCACATCAACAAAGCCTTGAAGTCTTGTGTAACCAAGGGCAGCCTGGTCCAGGTAAAAGGACAGGGAGCCAGTGGTTCTTTCAAACTGGGAACCAAGAAAGCTGACGCAGAAAAGGAAAAGGCGATTAAGGCTAAAGCAGCAGCACGCAAGAAGGCAGCCGCCGAAAAGAAGAAGGAGAAAAGAGAGGCAGCGAAGGTCAAGAAAGCAGCTAAGCTGAAGGCAAAGAAGGAGGCAGCAAAGGCAAAGAAGACAGCAGCAACAAAGAAGACTGTCAAGAAGACGACAACGAAGAAGAAGTCTACAAAGAAAGCCGCTAAGAAAGTCACACCAAAGAAGACTGCAAAGCCAGCGAAGAAAGCAGCGACAAAGAAGCCAGCAAAGAAAACACCTGTTAAGAAGAAGACTGCCACGAAGACAAAGAAGACAGCACCCAAGAAGAAGTAA
- the LOC140162257 gene encoding histone H4, whose amino-acid sequence MSGRGKGGKGLGKGGAKRHRKVLRDNIQGITKPAIRRLARRGGVKRISGLIYEETRGVLKVFLENVIRDAVTYCEHAKRKTVTAMDVVYALKRQGRTLYGFGG is encoded by the coding sequence ATGTCTGGCCGTGGTAAAGGAGGAAAGGGACTTGGAAAAGGTGGCGCCAAACGTCATCGCAAGGTCTTGCGTGATAACATCCAGGGTATCACCAAACCAGCTATCCGCCGTTTGGCCCGTCGAGGTGGTGTGAAACGTATCTCTGGTCTTATCTATGAAGAGACCCGTGGTGTGTTGAAAGTCTTCCTCGAGAATGTCATCCGTGATGCAGTTACATATTGCGAGCATGCCAAGAGAAAGACGGTCACAGCAATGGACGTCGTCTACGCTCTGAAACGCCAAGGGCGTACCTTGTACGGATTCGGCGGTTAA
- the LOC140162266 gene encoding histone H3, embryonic-like, with product MARTKQTARKSTGGKAPRKQLATKAARKSAPATGGVKKPHRYRPGTVALREIRRYQKSTELLIRKLPFQRLVREIAQDFKTALRFQSSAVMALQEASEAYLVGLFEDTNLCAIHAKRVTIMPKDIQLARRIRGERA from the coding sequence ATGGCTCGTACAAAGCAAACCGCACGTAAATCTACTGGAGGAAAGGCTCCACGCAAGCAGCTTGCCACCAAGGCAGCTCGCAAATCAGCACCAGCAACCGGCGGTGTGAAGAAACCACATCGTTACAGGCCAGGTACAGTGGCGCTTCGTGAGATCCGTCGCTACCAGAAGAGCACCGAGCTCCTCATCCGCAAGCTACCGTTCCAGCGGCTGGTCCGTGAAATCGCCCAAGACTTCAAGACGGCGCTGCGCTTCCAGAGTTCTGCCGTCATGGCCCTGCAGGAGGCAAGCGAAGCATACTTGGTTGGCCTCTTTGAAGATACCAACCTGTGTGCAATCCATGCCAAGCGTGTGACCATCATGCCGAAAGACATCCAGCTGGCACGCCGCATCCGTGGAGAGCGCGCATAA
- the LOC140162267 gene encoding histone H4-like — protein MSGRGKGGKGLGKGGAKGHRKVLRDNIQGITKPAIRRLARRGGVKRISGLIYEETRGVLKVFLENVIRDAVTYCEHAKRKTVTAMDVVYALKRQGRTLYGFGG, from the coding sequence ATGTCTGGCCGTGGTAAAGGAGGAAAGGGACTTGGAAAAGGTGGCGCCAAAGGTCATCGCAAGGTCTTGCGTGATAACATCCAGGGTATCACCAAACCAGCTATCCGCCGTTTGGCCCGTCGAGGTGGTGTGAAACGTATCTCTGGTCTTATCTATGAAGAGACCCGTGGTGTGTTGAAAGTCTTCCTCGAGAATGTCATCCGTGATGCAGTTACATATTGCGAGCATGCCAAGAGAAAGACGGTCACAGCAATGGACGTCGTCTACGCTCTGAAACGCCAAGGGCGTACCTTGTACGGATTCGGCGGTTAA
- the LOC140162256 gene encoding histone H3, embryonic: MARTKQTARKSTGGKAPRKQLATKAARKSAPATGGVKKPHRYRPGTVALREIRRYQKSTELLIRKLPFQRLVREIAQDFKTELRFQSSAVMALQEASEAYLVGLFEDTNLCAIHAKRVTIMPKDIQLARRIRGERA; the protein is encoded by the coding sequence ATGGCTCGTACAAAGCAAACCGCACGTAAATCTACTGGAGGAAAGGCTCCACGCAAGCAGCTTGCCACCAAGGCAGCTCGCAAATCAGCACCAGCAACCGGCGGTGTGAAGAAACCACATCGTTACAGGCCAGGTACAGTGGCGCTTCGTGAGATCCGTCGCTACCAGAAGAGCACCGAGCTCCTCATCCGCAAGCTACCGTTCCAGCGGCTGGTCCGTGAAATCGCCCAAGACTTCAAGACGGAGCTGCGCTTCCAGAGTTCTGCCGTCATGGCCCTGCAGGAGGCAAGCGAAGCATACTTGGTTGGCCTCTTTGAAGATACCAACCTGTGTGCAATCCATGCCAAGCGTGTGACCATCATGCCGAAAGACATCCAGCTGGCACGCCGCATCCGTGGAGAGCGCGCATAA